The Lepidochelys kempii isolate rLepKem1 chromosome 11, rLepKem1.hap2, whole genome shotgun sequence DNA segment GTCAACAGAAAAATACAATCATTTAATGTTAAATACAGTAATTTTAGTAAAACAATTGTTTTGCATTTGGTGAGATggtctttcattttttaaattaaggcatTATTAATTTTGTCTTTTTCATCCTCAGATATGATATTTTTGCCTCTGGTAATACAAATGATATTTGTCTATCTTTAGAGTAAACAGTCTATCAATGGTCAATAATAAATTAAATCAGTCATTAGAGATGAGTATAATACCAAACACTGCACCATTCGGTCTGTTCTACTGTAACTATTTAAATAGTTATTAAAAGTTTTACAATTTAAtaaagctgtattaaaatgcaaaaaacCACTGGGGCATAGGTGTATATAAAGCATATGCTGGTACAGTCTCAAAACTCAATAACTTGCAAAAAATTTATCTGGATAATTACGCAAAGCACAGCTGTCTTCTGGGTTAGGCAAAACACACTAGAAGAAATACATTATGATTAATCTATGTGACTTTAAGGATGCCTGAGGTTTAGACTTAGCTGAatggagagggaagagagaaaggaggTGGTGAGAGGGGAGAAAATCAACAATAGCCCACTAAAACTACCTAACACCTAAATGAAGTTTGTGATTTTGGACGGGGGTAGGGGTGTGAAATCTGATATACAACCAGAAGCATTGCCATTATGCAACCTTACTGAAAAATACCGTATAAGCACATTACAGATCCATTTCTCTAACTAGAACAGAACACTGGGTGTATAAAGCATGATCAGTACCATTAGTATATTTGGAAAGGATTTAAAATCCTTGTTAAAAGGGCACAGCAACAAAATCACACATGCACAACCTGAAGCTGCAGACCCCAAACGGACATTTATAACCACAGCACCCGCATTTTCCCAGAGAAACTTATGTCTTTTTGACATCAGTTGGCACTCCTGCCAGCTCTCTATACTTGCTGCCAGGTTTTCCCTCTAACTTCACTGCACGAAGAGAAATAAATTGCCAAGTAATAGGTTGTAAAGGGAGATCCCAGATTTGTATTCTTATTAGTGAATTAAAGAATGAAACAGCAATCTTCTTACCTTGAACTGACAGACGCAAGTCACACTGTCTCCAATTCTTAAACACTCCCCATCAAATTTACAGGTATTGGTATCACAGAGAAAGAGATCATTTTCTCTGTCATCATAACCTCAAATGTAAACAGAAAAATACTGTCAGCTTCAGTATGGCAGGATATACAATACAGGGTGATTGCTTTTCTAATTTACATAGCACCACAATCTTGTTGGTGAAATAATACAGTCTGGATGTTCTGTCCTTCCCTGTTTTCAATTATCCACACTTTATGTCATTATTCCCCACACCTCCACCCTCTTTATTCTACAGTATTAAACAGACTCCAGTTCCTCAAAAATGATCCAGTGACTGGTGTATTATATTTTCTTTGGTTGGTTCAACATTTTTCCATGCAACAGCAGATCTTTGGGTCTAAAGCCAAATTGGAATTTCTCCAGACTATGCCATAACAAAGCCCCAATAATAAAGATAAACAGGCTGTGTGTTTTCTGTGATGGTCTGTCTGATTCGAATGAAGATTGATCACCTCTAAGTTAACAGGAGGGGTGCCAGGTTCTTCAGAGTGAACCTAGTTCTTTCCCGTCAGTTCTGCAGACAAATAGATCTGGCTGAAGATTTAGCTCATGAATGCCAGTGTGAATTTCAGATTTCACTAGTTGCCACCCCACTCCGACAGTGTGTAGCAAGGCATTAAACAAAACAGCTATATTACATTCCAAATCCATTAAGATTTAATCccactgattttttaaatgtcCTAATTCTTCTAACCATATCActgaatattaaaaatgaaaacagtgaAAATTGCTTCTTGCCAACCtattatatattatacatatattaCCTTGAAGGCTGATATTTTCTCAGAACCCTTTTATAAGGTCTCATTGCAGAAACGCCTCAAATATTGGAGGCATAGCCTGTTGACCCAAATATTATATTCACTGTAAAGTCAGCAACTTTAAGGATGATAAAAAAATTGGGATCACCCTATTTTGAGactccaggtttttttttaaatcagtggatAGATAAGCATTTGACTTTAACCTATACACAGCACTTGTCTCCCAACCtccaatgcacacacacacatacacacaacgtGACATATTTAAACATACATCACTTTGTCACTGAAAGAGACTGAGTGATTCTGCTTCACCAGAAGCCTGCAAATGGGTCTGGAgatctgtctccctctctctataTAAAAGAGTGCTTCAAAAAGAAGGACTGAACATCAGCTAGAAACAAAAAACCATGGGCCTTGACAAACAGAGGTTGTATTGAAAATACTGCACAAATGGTAAACACACTCCATGCAATGCACTGTTATTACTGTATTAAGGGCTATGCTGATCAGTCACAAAGCCAGCTCGCAGCTGATCTAAAAGGGCAAGAACTCCGGTCCCCAGCCTCTTCCTTATTCAATTAGTACATTTCACCCGCACTGTGCCTGGCAGGCACCTTCCAGCGGGGCTGAAATTGACCAGATGAAGGGGAAAAGCCTGTTTAATAGCAGCCCGCAGAAGAACTCGAGGAAAGAGGCGTTACTTCTTGATCACTTGCGGCTAGCTACCCTGCCCTTTGGTCCTGTGAATACCCAATGTGACAGCTGCAAACGGTTCCTCTGCTAACTTTTCCCCAGAAACTATAGGGTTTACAAAGTGAATACAACATCATGAAAgacagaaaagcaaacaaaatcccATGCCTACAACAAAATCGAAATGCCTGGAAGCAGCGACAAAAAAGGGGTCTTCGCCCAACAGGATTAACCTTCCATATTCTTATTATTATCAGGAGTTGCTTTTTCTTGGAAAGACGACCTAGCACGGATTCTTGCACTTTCTGCAAGGAATCAGCATTTCTCAGACAGCCACAACGCGATTTATTGCATTCGCTCTCCTAAAattgttgctctctctctctctctctcacacacacacacacacagttctcacTTCTAATACgttatgaaaaacaaaacaccccatgGCACTGATCAGTCTTGCGGGATCACAAAACGATAGTGTGTGTCCAGCCTGCAACAAACTCTATGGACTACACCGCTGGATGAAAAGCTCGAGCAGATGCCATTATAGTGCAGGGCGGGGGAAGTACTGAAACATCCCTGCACTTTCCGCCCTGCTGTCCAGTCTCTCCTTTGGCAATGCACACTGGACAGTCACAGGGAGGGCTGGCGAAGTGCTCAGTAATTTGCAGTCAGCGCCGCGATCTGCAGGTTTTGGGACGAGCCCGCCTTTGGAAAAGGACACCGAGAGGAAGGTGGCGGGGGATCTGGCTTGCAGCTTACCGGAGCAATTCCAGCCGGTAGGCGTTTGGCAGTCACTTAAGGAGGTAGGGAAAGCGGCAAGTTTCACGGGTCGGGCTATGAGGAGTAACATCAccggcagcagcagccagcaacaGCAATCGCAAAGTgtccagccgccgccgccgccgcactGCCGAGGGGGGGAGGCTTCCCCCAGCACCATGACTTCTTAACTCAACTCGGCGGCGGCAGCAGCCAGGGGCTCCCCGAAGCGGCGCGGTCTCGGGGCgacggggggcaggagggatccGGGCGGGGGGCTGCCTAGCATCCCGGGGGCCCCGGCCAGCAGCGGGTCAGGAAGAGGCAGCCCGGTCCCGGCATGACGATCCCGAGAGTTTCCCAGCGGCGGCGCGATCCGGCGGCCGGGCTCAGCCCGAGGCGCGGCGGCGGCCGGGCAGgagggaggcggcggcggcggcagctgcCATAGGGCTCCGGGCGGGGAGGGAGTCACGGCGCTCCACAGCCCAACGGCCGCCGCCTGCTCTCGCGCTCTGCCGCCCGCATCTCTCTGGCGCGGGGGAAGCAGCAGGTCCCTCAGCTCGCCGGCGTCACGTGGCCGAGGCAGCCCGGCCCCTGATTGGAGGAGCGGGATGCAGGTCCCCCGGCAGGGcggggccggcggcggcggcgggcggaGGGATGCGGCGGCGGCTGCAGCGGCTGCTGCCCGGGACCCGCTCGGGACCGGGCTGAGGAGACTCAGCGCTGCGCCGCGGGGAACCGGACTCTGCTGACAGCCCCCGCCCGCCGCtatggatcggggggggggggcggccggAGCCGCTCGCCGGGgtgggctggagcagcagctctCCGGACTCCCCGCCGTCCCGGGTGCGCCTCCGGCGGGACCCGCAGCCGCTGAGGGGGCCGGGGGGCTCCAGCCAGGGCGCACCCCCGTAGAGCGTGCAGGCACGTGCGCGGcacgctccccctcccccacccatgccCTCCACGCGCAGTCACACACACGCGTGCACAGGGCTGCAGTCACACATGCCTGCGGGCTTCGTCGCTTGTGCGCATTGCACGCGCCCAGGTACACGCGTGACGCCCGCAGCAGCTGCGCACGGACCACCAGCCCGGGGGCTGGTGAAGTTCCTAGcaactacccccccccccgggctgagCTGTTCGCCCGTGGCGGGGTTggcgtggggggtggggaatggcagGTCGGCTGTAAAGCGGACAAACCGTCCCGGGCCGGCGGTTAAGAGGGTGGAGAGGAGGCGACCCGAGGGAAAGGAGACATCCCCGGCCCTGCCCAGAAGGCGGCAGAACGCACCAGGTCTCGGCGGGTGCAGCGACAGCAGCATCCCGGCGGAGCAGATGAAGGAAAACGCACGATCACGGTGGTGTGCAGGGCTCTGTTAGCCTCAGACGCGTGTGCTTGGCGGGGAGACTGTGAAACTCCGCGGGAGCCTCCGTCTGCCCAGCGGGGCTGGCAGGATCCGCCTTGCGCCCGCTGCACCCTTCGCAGCCAGACCCCCCCTCTGACCGCTAACGGGGCCATCACTGACCGCCAGAGACGGCCCCGGGggaccctccttcctctctcctcccaggtCGCCCGCATCCCACAAGGGAATTACCGAAACCCGGAGGCGCGCGCGGTGTTTGCAGTTAAGAGCTGCGCGCAGAACAGCTTCTTTGGGGAGCGCCACGCTCGCTCCTAGCCCCGCAAAAGGGGACGGCAGGGCCCTTGGCCTGGGCCCCCCAGCGCTGGCTGAGCGGGTCAGACAGCCACAGGAGGCTTTCAAATgcaacctccccacccctgccagcccTCCTCTGCCCGTCTCCTTCCCGCCGTGAGCGCACACAGCAGCAAGGTCCCTCCAAGTTAGCGCAGTCGGTCTTTGGtggagaggcggggggggggggggactagaCCCATCTTCCTCTCAACCTCCCAGGTAAAGAGCCCAGGCTCAcagccacccccgcccccaacagttaaagtgcagctgtTCACAGGCTGGGCTGTGGCTTCTTGCTCCTTGCTCAGGGAGGCTCCATAAAAACACGGATCAATTTACCCAGACGGCATCAAAGCCTCGGTTTTTCCCCCCTAGACGCAGCAGCGGAATCCGTTAAGGAAAAGGCAGAGCCATTAGCTAGAACGGTGATCCCGTAAGGCAGAGGACCAGAAATCAAAGGTCTGCGGCAGCCCTTTACACACAAGTAACATCACATCAATACGTTGTGACCGTGGAGAAAGATTGAGAAACTCGGCTGCAGACAGGCATCTTTGCTCGCTGGAGAAGAGCCGCTCTGGCAACTCATCAGGCAGGCTTCTGAAAATAAACCACGCGTTAAGCTAAATAAAAGGAAGGCCATTACAAAGTGTTTATGCAACAATTACCCCGAGAAAACAGGACCTCGGTGCACTTCAGCGCCCGGCTCACAACATAAAAGATCATCAGTGAGGCCTGCAACCTTTTAACGGTTCCAAGTGTATCCGAAGGCTAAGTAAATGCTCACTAATCATAAATTTCTTCTTTAGAGTCCCCTTGCCGTACAGTGAAACTCCAGCGGAGTTAATGGTCTTAAAGAGTCAGCAACTACAATTGCATCCATCAttcccccctcccgctcccccatTTCTAAATTATTAAGCACTGCAAGAAATGTCACCTTACGGACAAATGCTGGGGATTTTATGTTGCTTCGTTTAAACACTGACGGGCTGTAGCAATACCACCAAGGGGgaagcacgggggggggggggggtctgaaaCTGGCAAGCACCACCGTGTGGCAGGAGAACACCAGGCGCCGAATATTGCGTCGCTGAAGAagtaaatagataaataaatattatACACATCCGTTTTCTCCTTAAGCAGCCGGCACCTGGCTTGaagtggggagggcgggggaacGGGTTCCTCACTCTTCCCAAACAGGGGGCAGAGCTGCGTCCTTCAGCTGGAACCTGAATTTAACCAGGCACCAAAGtccatggccaagattttcaaacgtGGGTGCCTATAGCAGCTAAATAAATGGCCTGCTTTTCAAAAGCCCCCAGAGACCTACTGCTGcccaacacttctgaaaatctggccaattaTTTTGGCAAGTAaataaggattaaaaaaaaaaaacaacccagcgtGGCCTGCCTATTTGATGAAGCAATGTCCTAAAGAGCCTGTTTGTATTCAATAATAATATTAATCCAGATCTTTTGTTTAGATGTCACAGCACCATAGAATACTCTCATAGGGGAACACCTGCAGGAGGGGGCCAGAAAGGTCCAAGAGACTGAATGCATGGAATTTCCTCCTCATCTTCTCCTGAGGGAGAAGGAATTAGGGGTTTCAGAAAAGGCAGGGGCTGCAGCTTCTCAACCCCCAGAAGGAGGGGAAATTCCATTCCTCCTCTACACTGGTCTTCTGCTTCTCCTGCTCCCAACCCACCTGCCGTTATGCTGTCATTATCGACTCCCCGAGTCCCATTGCCTTGAGTAGGATTAAAGACGTGTTGGTTAGGACATGTTAGCTGATACATTCTAAGATTTAAAAGTCTGGTTTAGACAAGGCAGTTGTGACTTCTAACGTGGTTGAATTGGAAGCTAGATAGAATCACAGGGTTTAACGTCAATGGAGCTACTTGACTTAGACCAGAATCTGGACCTGGATCTCTTGttgcttttcctttctcttttaacttctagttctctctctctctctccctctctctctctctctctctctctttctctctctctctctctctcatatttctttatttcttctcttttttcatttcattttcccttcacccccttccttttgtttttccctctggTATTTATTGTTTATCTATCACTGAAGTTGTAGAACATGGAGGAGACAAAGTCTATGCATTGAGGTGCTTaccatctaaacagacaaaaagaCTAGCAATCAGACACATGAAGCACCCACTGATCAGCAGATGGAATCATGACAGACCATTGAGCAGGGGCGATAGAATCCTGACAGAGTTTGCAGTAGAGGTTGTGCTCTTTCTTCTCTCCGTCTATATGTCCCTTTCCCTTCTCTTTGTCAAAGTCTTTCTGGTCCCAGATCTTGGTTTATTCCTTCTCTAGCTCTCTCCAATCTCTTTTCATCTTCCCTAGTTCTTCCCCACAGTCTCACTGCTTCTTCCTCCATCTTGGGAATTCTACCTCTTCCCATATCCACagcctctctttccctctctcgaTCCTCTACTCAGACTATGTTCCAACAATCCTGTCCCAGGCTCCCCCCATAACTTATTTTCCTTCCCCACAACCATGGACTCCAAAATCAACACTGGCCTTTTCCAGGTGCGTAGTGGCAATTTTGGAAATTTTGGTCCAGGACCCTCACAAAGCAGGGCCTTTCTTAAATTCCCTAGGCTGCCTCATAGTACATCACACAGTGCATGATAGCAAAGGCAGCTCTGGCATTTATACAAAGTTAAAGAACACCAGTAATAGagaccagtttaaaaaaaaataaagctagaaTGTCATATTATATTAGGGTAATGCAGTGGTCAGCATAAGAAGTTCTGAGACACCTATCAACTGTAACTGTCTTATACATAGGTCTCAAAGACAGGCACCTGTTTCATTGTCATCCATTCAGACAAGGCATTTTCTGGTTCCAGATGAAGTTGCAAAGGAGTGTTCCAACGTTTGTGCCTGCCTTTTGACCTTACCTTGGACTCTGGGACTTTCACCAGAGGTCACATATGGCAGCAGGACACAGACATCTGGAATTTGAAATTCATATTTGCCTACATGACTGGCCAGTGAAGGCACAGTCTCAGATATAGTACCATCAATATCCAAGGCAGCTGTAAAAGAAACTTTACTCATACAAATATTTCATGATAAAAATACAGCTGCCACAGTGTTCAGAATGTCctgtttctctttttcctctttaGACATTTCTTATGAATGACCAGACACTGAGATACAATAATTTTCTCATATAGTACCTAGTTGAGAAACACATTCTTCTGCACTATTAATCCCTTATTACACAGTCTATTGTTAGCACAGTATTCTCAGCTATCCTTCAGCATATAGGCCAGTTCATATCTGCATTTATCTATATTCCCATCCAATCACAACTACATGAAAATTACTATCTGCAACTGGAGTGTCAGAGTCTTTTCCATCACTATCCCACTACGGCTGTTTTGTGTCTCTCTGTTGTGATAAATGAGTCTGAAGCCAGCAGATCCAGCTGTCTGAGGATTCTCAGGGTAACATAGAGCCCCAAGCACAGGGAGCATTTCTGGGAGAACAGGAATGTGGCTGGAATATTCCTGTTCTCCTGCACAGGCCTCAGAAGCTGGAATGGCCCCTTGAGGGCCAGAGTCCAGGATAATGTTCTGAAATGGTTGAATCCTTTCTGGAGGAGAGCACCCTCTgagtagtgatgggaaactgGACTTCCATTAAGACACTTCACTTGTGAACgtaatggccatgctgggtcagaccaatatcCTGTCACCCAACAGTGCTTCggaaagaatgaacagaacagggcaattattgagtgatccatcgcgtcatccagtcccagttctgGCAGTAAGAGGTTTTGGGAACACCTGGAGAAtgcggttgcatccctgaccatcttggctaagacCAAGTGATGGATGtgtccttcatgaacttatctaattcttctttgaacccagttatacttttggctttcacaacatcccctggcaataaaGTCCCACAGGTGAACTATGCAATGCATGAAGAAGTAcgtccttatgtttattttaaattgctgcctattattttcattGGGAGACCCCTGGTTCTTGAGTTTTGTGAAAGGGTAAACAGCACTTTactatttgctttctccacatcagtcatgattttatagacctctatcatatcccgtctaagtcatcttttttctaaactaaacagtccctgttccaaacccctaatcattgttattgccttctctgtaccttttctaattctaatgtatcttttttaagTTGATcaaaactgcatgcaatattgaaggtgtgggtgtaccatggatttatatagtagcattatatTTTCAATCATTATCCCTTTCCTTATGGCttctaatattctgttagcttttttgactgctatgGCAATATGAACAGTTATTTTCAGACAACTATctacgatgactccaagatctctttcttgagtggtaccagctaatttagtccccatcattttgtatgtgtagttgggattatgttttccaatatgcatttcTTTGTACTTAttgacattgaatttcatctgtcattttgttacctagtcatccagttttgtgagatcactctaactcttcacagtctgctttggacttacctatcttgagtaattttgtatcgtcatttaggaatatgttgaacagaactggtcccagcacagatcctTGGGGTACCCCGCTATTTACCCTTTTCCATtgtgaaactgaccatttattcctatcctttgtttcttatcttttaaccagttattgatccatgagaggatctttcctcttatctAGGACTGCTTATTTACTCACAGACCTTTGGTATGGGActttgtcaaatgctttctgaaagtccaagttaactatatcaactggatcagcCTAGTCTACATGCTTGATGACATCCTCAGATAATTCTAACAGATTGGCGAGGCATaattacaaaaaccatgttgactcttccctgacatatcatgttcatctgaCAGtccaataattctgttctttactttagcttcaaccaatttgcctagtactgaagttaggcttaccagcctgtaattgccaggatcacctctggagctttttttttttttttttttttaaaccagtgttacattagctatcctccagttatctggtacagaggttgatttaagtgTCAGGtaacataccacagttagtagttctgcaatttcatatttgacttccttcagaactcttgggcgaataccatctggtcatggtgacttatttctgtttatcaatttgttccaaaacctcctctactgacataCTCCTCAATCTGgtatagttcctcagatttgtcccctaaaaagaatgactcagttgtaggaatctccctcacatcctttgtattgaagaccaatgcaaagaatttgcTTCTCTGCAACGGCCTTGTTTTTGTTCAGTGCTCCGTTAGCAGATTCATTGTCCCAATGGCCCTACTGATCGTTTGGCAGGGTTCCTGCTTCTAAAGACTTAAAAAATTGCAGTTAGTTTTTGTATttttgctagttgttcttcaaattattttttggtctGTCTAATTGTACTTTTACTTTTGACTTTGCCTGGCTCCTTTTTATtgtcctcagtaggatttgacttccaggtTTTAACTAACTTCTTGCATCTAACTGCCTCTTTTTCTCTGTTGTTTAGACacagtggcattttttttttggttgtcttACTGTATGCTTGGTTTTTTATTTGGAGTATATATTTAGTTTAAGCCTCTACTATGGTGTTTTTATAGTTTCTATGCAGCTTTCAGgcacacagtatgcatccgatgaagtgacctgtagctcacaaaagcttatgctcaaataaattggttagcctctaaggtgccacaagtaccccttttcttttcacccctgtgactgtttcttttaatttccatttaactagcttcctcattttggTGTAGTTCCCTGTGATAGAGTGCAGGGAGTGAACAAgtgagcctgcactctgatcactaACATGCCAATTACTTATTCAGAGAAAGCTGATTGAGATAATTGGATAATCAGGTTGGGTGGGATAAAGAGCCAATTAGCCCATCAGCCTAAATCTGAtaaagaggcacaggaaggaagcacCAAGAAtgtaggggtttggggtggaaacAGAAACAGGGCCATCTGAGTCCAATCACACAGAAGGCCTCAGGGAAAGGAGACTCCTTTTCCATTCAGGGTCCTGATGAGAGGGCCAAAGGCACAGAAGATATTGGAAATGGACCATTGCACAGGGACTGGAGTGGAGTGGTGTTGATGGAGGGAACTCAAACTAAATGGCACTGTGAATGTACCAAAAGTGGAGTCTACTCAGTTTCTGCAGGACAAGAAGACAGGAGGAAAGACACACCCTCTTGCATTCCCCTTttagaagttaaatgctactgtgatcggtttctttggtattttgccccctacaaggatgttaagtTTAATTTAGTTATGGTCACTACTTCTGACCAGTTCAACCatattcacttcttggactaGATTCCACAAGGATCATTGTCTTTCTGGTCCTATTCAACATCTTCATGCAGCCATTAGGTAAACTGGTCAGATGACATCAactcaggattggatgtttttctaaaatatatgttctaggaattattttggggaagttctacggcctgtgttatacaagtggtcagattagatgatcacaatggtcccgtctggccttggaatctatgaagtgCTAGGAATATACAGATGACATACAGCTCCATTTATATGACCACATATGATTATACCATCACCACCAAGATGGctcagtgcttggatgagatcagctcagAGATGTAGAAGAACTGGTTGGAGCTGAACCCAAGCAAGATAGAGATGATGCTGGTGGACATAGAATAGCATTTTGCTTGCAGCTATGGAACAGTCCTTTTTGCTTGAAAATTCACATCCACAATTGCTCAGCTCAGTCAGTAGCTTAGGAGTGCTCCTAGGTTCCTCCCTGATGTTAAACTCTCACATAGCAGGATCCCTTTCTACCATCTCCAGGCAACTACTTCCCATCCCAGTGAATGATGACTTGACCTCAATTTTTCATGCCTTTGTCATCTCTTGACCAGGTACattgcattgctgtagtccagccaAGAAACCTTCAGCATTTAAGAAACTCCAACAGAATGCTACAGCACGTCCCCTCAGCAACAGAGGTTCCCATGGGCACATCAGATCTGTCCTCTACTCCCTACAGAATACAAAATTAAATTCAAGTCCTTATCtatggcctgggcccagggtatttaaaagctccaggatgaagaccaTGGTTGACAACTTTGCTCCTCTGGACTATGGAACTTTCTACAATAACGGTAAAGCTTGTGTGCGTAGGAGACAGAGCATTCTTGTGGGCTAGCCCAAGAATGTGGAATGAACTGCTCCAAAAACTAAGAACCATCATAAagctcaccaccttctgctccacgtgcaaggcacatttctttgaccgtGCCTTCTCTTTCAGACACACAATATAAaataaccaaaccaaacaaaccaacaaaaaatccaa contains these protein-coding regions:
- the TMEFF2 gene encoding tomoregulin-2 isoform X2 yields the protein MVLGEASPPRQCGGGGGWTLCDCCCWLLLPVMLLLIARPVKLAAFPTSLSDCQTPTGWNCSGYDDRENDLFLCDTNTCKFDGECLRIGDSVTCVCQFKCNSDYVPVCGSNGDTYQNECYLRQAACKQQSEILVMSEGSCATDAGSGSGDGVNEGSGETNQKETSTCDICQFGAECDEDAEDV